In the genome of Natronorubrum daqingense, the window CCACATGACGACGGGGAGGTCGTGTTCGCGGGCGTCCTCCTGGACGTCGCGAAACTCTTCTGCCATCTCGACCTCGTGGTTCGAACCACCATAGAGGGTGAAGCCGACGGCGTCGGCACCGAGTTCGGCCGCGTAGTCGACCGAGCAGTTTACGGCGGAGTCGTACTCGCCCATCCAGAGATTCGAGGTCCCGTTGACCTTCAACAGGAGATTCACGTCGTCATCGTAGCTGGGGTAGTAGCCTTCTGCGATACCCTTCTGGACGGCCATCGCGGTGACGGCGTCGTGGGTCGCCGTCTCGAACACCGTCGACGGATCGAGTTTCTCCGGAACGTCCTCGAAGTCGACGGGACCGTGTTCTAACCCGTGGTCCATCGCCAGAATCAGTGACTTGCCATCGCGTACGATCGGAGAGTCGTCGATCGGAATCATCTGTTAGCAGGTCCAACAGGCCGCTATAAATCTCTGATGGTCCGGACCATCGAAATTACGTACTATTGTAGTTGTTGTTGCGGTGAGGCGGCCGATTTGGGAGTGAACATCCCCCACAGTTTGCGAGAAAAGTTGTCGATATTCGAGGAGATGTTACTCGCCGATATTCGAGTCCACGACGTGTGCTATTCGAGCAGTTCTCGAGCGTTGTGTCGCCACGTCCGAACGTGCAACACCTGTAAATCGAGCACCCGCGCGACCTCGAAGGCGCTGGCGCGTGCTAACTGACTCGCCGAGTGGATCCCCGCCGTGGCCAACGCGTCCGCGTCGTCGGGACCGACCCCCGCGACCGCCGTCACCGGCGTCGGTTCGGGCCACGGTCGTTCAGACGGCTGCTCGCGACCGACAGCGGACTCGACGGCGTGTTCGTACTCGAACGATTGCCACTCCTCGTCATCGCTGAGAGCGATCCACTCGCGTTCGGCCGCACCTAACCCTCGAACCTCGCTCGAGCGTCGCTCGAGGTCGCCGTCGCTCTCGAACGACCAGGGGAGCGAGAATCGCCGCCGGAGCGTCGCTGCGGTCGACTCCTCGACCTCGGCGTCCAGTAGCATGCGATAGGAGCACGCTTTCTCTCTAATTTCGGCCGGGTCGATGTCGGCCGCCTCGAGCGACTCGCGCTCCGTCGGCGTGATTGTGCGCGATTCGATCGGGCGAGCGTCGGTCGTCGGACGTGTGGGGTTCCCGTGCGTTCGCTCGTCGCGTGCGCCGTCGGTCGCCGTCGCTCCCACGGATCGTCTGTTCTCCCGCGCTCGTCCACCGTCGTTATCGCCGCCCTCTGGTTCTTCGATGTCACTCGCTTCGTCGAACGTGAGTTCGACGGTCTCCGTCGACTCCATCTCGAGGTCCTCGAGACGCTCGACGCCGAGATCCACCGTGATGCCGATTCCCAGATCGACGGCGCTCTCCCCACCAGCGTCGTCGCTTTCGGTTCCCGTCCCCGTATTGCCTGCAACGTGTTTCTTGCTCACGCGTTCCACCGGATAGCCGGTATCTCTCACTGTCCAGTCTTCAAACTTCCCCTCGAGAGGTGACTGAGAACTATCACGTCCGATCGATCCGTCGGACGTGACGGATGTGACCAGTACCCTTACGATCGAGTCTCCGGTAGCAGCGGGTATGGTTCGTGACCAGATCGATCGTATCGGCGTCGTCGGCGCGGGGACGATGGGCAGTGGCATCGCGCAAGTCGCGGCAACCAACGGCTACGACGTCGTCCTCCGCGACGTCGAGCCGGAATTTCTCGAAAACGGGTTCGAAACCATCGACCACAGCCTCGAGCGACTCGAGAATCGCGACGCGCTCGAAGCGGAGCCGGAGACGGTCCGCGGTCGAATCGAGGGAACGACGACGCTCGAGGACCTCGCGGAGTGCGACCTCGTCGTCGAGGCGGCCCTCGAGGAGCTGGCGGTCAAACGGGAGATTTTCGCCGACCTCGAACGAGTCTGTGCGGACGACGTAGTGCTCGCGACGAACACGAGCACGCTCTCGATCACCTCGATTGCGTCGAACCTCGAGCACCCAGAACGCGTCGTCGGCTTGCACTTCATGAATCCGGTCCCGATCATGGAGGGCGTCGAGGTCGTCGTCGGTGAGTTGACGGCCGAAGCGGTGGTCGACCTCGCCCACGAACTGGCCATGGATCTCGGGAAGACGACGTGGGAGGCGGACGACAAACCCGGCTTCGTGGCGAATCGAATCCTGATGCCGTGGATCAACGAGGGGATTCGGGCGTACGACGAGGGCGTCGCCTCGAAGGAGGACATCGACGCCGGAATGGAACTCGGGACCAACGTTCCGATGGGGCCGCTCACCCTCGCGGACCACATCGGACTCGATATCTGTCTCCACGCCACCGAGACGCTTCACGAGGAACTCGGCGATCGGTACAAACCGGCCTACCTCTTGAAGCGGAAAGTCGAGGCCGGAACGCTCGGCAAGAAGACGGGATCCGGATTCTACGAGTACGACTGACGAGTGTACACGAGGTGTGCGAGATCCCCCCTGTTCGGGAGAGCGTTTATATCAACTGATGATCAGTAACGGGCATGTGCTCTCGATACGGTCGTCGGACGATCCTCGGTGCTGGAGCGGGCGGAGTCGGTGTCCTCGCTACCGGCTACTACGGCTGGTCCCAGTACGAACGGCGGACCCACCTGCGACTCAGACCGCTCGAGATCCGTTCGGACGCCGACGAGTCGGTCACGCTCGAGGTGACGCTGACGGACGAAACCGGCCACCGCGAGGAGACGGAGACGGTCAGACTAGAGCCGAGCGAGGGAGACACCGAGACCCGTCTCAGCGGACCGTGGATGAAGTACGCCGGCGAGTGGCGACTCGAGGCGTCGACCGAGAGTGAGTCCCTCGAACTCACTGCAGAGACGATCACCGATCGACTCGATGACGCCGGATGGGGCGTCGACTGTGCACACATCACGATCGTCCTCACGGTAGAGCGGACGCTCGAGAGCCAAATCGAGCAATCAGATAGCTGCTAAGCCGAAAACGGCGCGGCCTTACTGGTGCAAGGGCTTTTCTGCCATCTCCTTGCGAAGGTCGGCCAGTGCCGCACGGGAAATTTCACCCTCGAACGTCTGCAAGAGCGCGTACACTTCCGCTCGAGAGACTTTCACGTCACCGTCGCGGATGACGTCCTCCGGACGTTCGCGAAGCTCTCGCATCGTGCCGACGGCGAGGAGGTACGGAATCGCCCACGCCGAGAGGCGATTGCCGTGGGTTTCGGGGACGACCTCGAGGTAGCGATGGGCGTCGTCGAGGTACGTCTCCGCGCGGCCGGTGACGCGTTTGATGACGTTCGTGACGCCGCGTTGATTCGAGTCGTCGGTGACCTGCTCGATGTCGATATCCTCTTCCTCGAGCCACTCTGCGGGGAGATAGACGTTGTTTTCCTCGTGATAATCAGACTCGACGTCCTTCGCGATGTTGACCAGCTGTAAGAGTAACGCGAACGACCGCGCGTTCGCTCGCATCTCAGCGGCTCGCTCCTGTGACGCGCCACGGGCGACCAACCCCGTGATGAGCGTGCCGACGGTTCCGGCGGCGTACCAGCAGTACTCCTCGAGTTCCTCGAGCGTCTGTAGGCGAAGCCCGCCTTCCTCGGCGTAGCGACTCGTGAACATCGCCATCCCGTCGACGAGTTCTCGAACGGGTTCGCGCATGATCTCGCGTGGCTCTTCCTCGAGCGATTCGAACGTTCGAAGAATGCGCGGCGTCTCGGCGACGACGTCCCAGTCGTCGGTTCGCTCGTCCGGAATCCACGGCTCGACGTCCGACATGAAATCGGCGACCGTCTGGTCGGCCGTCGGATCGAGTAACTGATCGTACGTCGTCAGCAGTTCGGTCTGCGCTTCCGGCGGAATGTGACCCGCGTCCTCGATCGTGTCCGCGACGCGACAGAGGAGGTAGCCGAGACAGATGTGTTTCGCCATCGGCTCCTCGAGCCGATCGATCGTGATCGAAAAGGTCCGCGAAACGTCGTGGACGGCGTCGTAACACCACTCCAGATCGGCGTCAGTCGGCGGTTCGTGCTGGCCCGTGGTCATCTACTCTCTGTTTCTTTGTGCTGACCCCGGAAAAACACCGCGGTCTCGGCGGACTGTTCCGTTCGATACGAGGAGCACCCGTCTCACTCGAGTCGAACGGCGGACGTGGTATCGATTTCGACCGACCGGGCAACCACCCCGGAAATTGCCATTGGTTCCCCAGCGTATTCCAACACTGGATCTATTCCTGCGGAAAGAAGAGGGGAAACATGGCACAGACTGTACTCGTCGCTGGCGCACACGGACAGGTCGGACAACACGTTACCGAACGCCTCGGAGCGAGCGATCACGAGGCCAGAGCGATGGTCCGAGACGAAGACCAGACCGAGGAGATGGACGCGATCGGTGCGGACGAGACGGTCGTCGCCGATCTCACAGAGTCGGTCGCACACGCCGTCGAGGGCTGTGATTCGATCATCTTCGCGGCGGGTTCCGGCGGGAACGACGTCTACGGCGTCGACCGCGACGGCGCAATCGCGCTAATCGACGCCGCCGAAAACGCGGGAGCCGATCGATTCGTCATGCTCAGTTCGATGGGCGTCGACGAGCCCGAGGACGCACCCGAGGCCCTCCAGGACTACCTGATCGCCAAAGCGGAAGCCGACGAGTCCCTCCGCGAGAGCGCCCTCGAGTGGACGATCGTCCGGCCCGGCGAGTTGACGAACGAGGACGGAGACGGACGGATTCGCGTCGGCAACTTCGACCTCGGGGACGGCGATATCCCGCGCGAAGACGTCGCCCAGACGCTGATCGCCGTCCTCGAGCGAGACGGACTCGTCGGCGAGACGTTCGAACTGTTGGGCGGCGAGCAGTCGATCGACGAGGCCCTCGAGTCGCTGAGTCGATGAGGGAACCGATACGAAATCGACGACGCGGGTAAAATCAAACCGACGGAGAGTGGCGATATCAAACCGACCGACAGCGGCGATATCAAACCGACCGACAGCGATACTACTAACAATGGACGCCGCGATTGCTCGAGCATGGACTTCGCACTCTCGGCCGAGCAACGCCAGATTCGGGAGATGGTCTCCGAGTTCGTGGACGAAGAGGTCGTTCCCGTCGCGGACGAGATCGATCACGAGGACGAGTTCCCGGCCGACCTCGTCGGCGAGATGGCCGACCTCGGGCTCATGGGCATGCCCTTCCCCGAGGAGTACGGCGGCGCCGGGTTAGACTATCACTCCTACGCGATCGGCCTCGAGGAAATTTCTCGAGGGTCGGGCGGACTCGGGACGGTCGTCGCAGCCCATACCTCGCTTGCGGGCAACATGCTCTACGAGTTCGGCGACGAGTCCCAAAAAGAGGAGTTTCTGACGCCCGTCGCGGCGGGCGAGGACGTCGGGGCGTTCGCGCTCTCGGAAGCCGGTGCGGGCAGCGACGTGCCGGCGATGGAGACCACTGCCGAGAAAGATGGAGACGAATACGTGATCAACGGCGGAAAGCTCTGGATTTCCAACGGCTCGGTCGCCGACACCGTCACGCTGTTCGCGAAGACTGATCCGGACGCGGGCAACAAGGGAATCTCGTCGTTCGTCGTTCGTCCCGAAGAGGACGACGGCTTCATCGTCGAAGGGACGGAGGACAAACTCGGCGACAAGGGCTGTCCGACGGCCGAACTTCGCTTCGACGACCTCCGAATTCCGGAATCGCGCCTGCTCGGCGAGGAGGGCGACGGCTTCGTCCACGCGCTTAAGACGCTCAACGGCGGGCGGATCACCATCGCGGCCCGCGGGGTCGGTATCGCCCGCGCCGCCTTCGAGGCGGCTCGAGACTACGCGGGAGAACGCGAGCAGTTCGGCCAGCCGATCGGCGAGTTCCAGTCGATCAAACACAAGCTGGCGGACATGGACACCAAGATTCAGGCTGCAAAGCTGCTCATGCACAAGGCCGCGGACAAGAAGATCCGCGGCGAGGACTACATCAAAGACGCCTCGCAGGCCAAACTCTACGCCTCCGAGGTGAGCCGCGAGGTCGCGAACGAGGGTATCCAGATCCACGGCGGTTACGGCTACACGAAGGACTTCGCCGCCCAGCGATTCTACCGCGACGCCAAACTCAACGAGATCTACGAGGGCACCAGCGAAGTGCTCCGGAACACGATCGGCGATCAGTTGCTCGAGGACGCCTGAAACCCGCTCTTTCGACTCGATTTTCGACGGTCACTCGCGCCACCACAGGGCGAACACCGTAATCCCGATCCCGCTGAGCACGCTCAGCGTCACCGCGACGACCAGCCCGAGCATGAGGTCGATCTGTACGAGGACGAGAATAAGCGCGAGGAATCCCAGATGAGCGACGCCGATAACGACGCCGAATAAGAACCACTTGCGCTCGACTGTCGGCTCGTCGAACGCCGAATCCGGATCGAGTTGGGAGTCGGTCATCGCCACTCAGTCGCGAATACGGGCTCGAGCGGGATAGCTCCCTCGAGACGAGTGACAATTCTGACAGTTACCTCGACTCTCAGGAGTTCTCTTCTCCGTTCTCGAGACACGTCTGAATCCACTCGGCGTGCTCGCGGAGTCGTTTGTCCCCGCCGTCGGTGAGCGCGTACACGTCGTGAATCCCCTCGGTTCGCTCTTCGACGAATCCCGCGTCCACGAGCGCCGACAGGGACCCGTAGAACGACTTCGGCTCGAGGTGGTCGTCGTAACGGGACTCGAGGCGTGATTTCAACTGCTGGCCGCGCAGTTCGCCGTCCGAAGCGCCGGCGAGGAGTACACAGATGTCGCGCCGGCGGCCACTCTGGAGCCACTTGCTCATAGGCGCTCGTCCGTCCCTCGCGCGCACGAACGTTTCGGTTTTTCCCGAGAGCGACGGTCAACTCGGGACCGTACGGAGTGCAAGCACGCTCTCGACGAGGGTCGCCCAGAGGACGCCACCGATACTCGCGAGGGTGAGCACGACTGTGGCACCGATCTCGAGGAGCACCGTCCCCGACTCGGGATCGAACTCGTGTCGGAAGAGGAGCCAGCGACTGCCCGGGTCGCCGATTACGACGGTACCTGTGCCGACGGCGAGCGAGAGGAACACCGTTCCGGCGAGTGCTGTCGCCACCACGACGAGCGTACCGATTGCACCAGTGACGGCTCGCACGGCGAATCGATGTCGAGACCGGCGACGAACGTCGCCGTCGTCGCTCGAGGCGTAGATGCCGAATCCCTGCGCGCCACCGGGAGGTGGGGCGACTCGGACGGAAGCGGGGTACTGGAGGAGCACACCGGCCATCCAGAGATCGCCGATCGAGCCGGCGGCGTTCGCGGCCAGCGGTACGATCAGTAGCGGCGAGGGGTGGACGAGCATCGCCATTACACCGATCGTCGTAATCCCCACGAACGGTGCGAAAAGGGTGATGAGCAACTGGTTTCGCGTAAAGCTCTCGCCGACCGTTTCCGCGTAAGCATATGGTAACACGAAGTGGGAGACGCCGACGCCGTAGGACGGCGACGCGCCGTAGCGGGCCATAAATACGCCGTGGAGCAACTCGTGGGGAACGACGACGAGGGCCACCAGCACGAGAGTAATGGCGAGCCAGACGAGCGCATCAGGTGGCGTGAACGCGTGAAAAACGATCGGCTCGAGCGTCGCTCCCCGAATGGTCGCCCGAACGTGAGCGAACCCGTAGGCGAACGCGAAGAAGCCGACGACGGCGACGACGACCCACTGTATCGCGAGTGCCCGCGTCTGGCGGAACGTCGCGACTGCCTCGAACGTGGAGGGGTCCCCTCGGCTCACGAGCACATCCTCTCAACAGACGAAAAAATCTGTATCGGTTCCTCGTCGCACGCTCGCTGCACTCGCGGAAACCGATACCTTCCCGGTGGTTGATCCGCGAGTGTCGAGTATGACCGACGATCGGACGGCTACCGCAAACGGTATCGAAGCGACCTACGACGAAACGGAGACGGAACGTCTCCTCGAGTTTCGCGCGGTTAGCACCGACGGCTCCGAGACCACCCCCGGAGCGAGCGCGGTGATCGCCCAAAACGTCGAGGGCTACGCCATGCTGAAGGTTCGGCCGACGGCCGACGGTGACGAACTCGAGCGCTACTACGGGTTCGATATGGCGCTCGATCACGCTGGGGAACTACTTGGCGTGTCACCGCACGATCTTCCGATTCCTGAAGCCGGCGACGACATGGGAATGTGAGCGTTCGCCACGGGCGTTCGCGCACCCACGTCGTTCTGTCACCCGTCATTCCCGCTAAATGGGGATAAAACGGGACTCCTAAATATGCCGAGTCGAAGGTAACAGACAAGGATAGCCGTGGCAACTGAATCTTCGTCGTTTCCCCGTCCGATCGACACACGACAACGGTTTTCTGCACTGCTCGCAGCGACGGCGCTCGGTGTCTACCTCCTGTTGATCATCGGCGCGACGACCTCACTGACGAACGCCGCGTCGGCGTGTTCGACCTGGCCGACCTGTCACGCACCCGCGGATCCGCTGAATCAGACGGAACTCGCCATCGCGTGGGGCCACCGACTCGCCGCCGTCGTCGTCGGCGCGCTCGTCGCCGCGACGGCCGTCGCCGCCGTCTTCGGCGACGTCTCGAGGCGCGTCCGCTGGACCCTCGTCGTCGCTGCGGCCCTCTACATCGTGCAAGTGGGCGTCGGCGCGCTCACGGCGACGGTCGGCCCCGCAGCGATCGTCCCCGGACTGCATCTCACGCTCGGTCTCGTGATCTTTACCGCAATCGTCCTCGCGCTCGCCTGGGACCTCGAGCTCGCAACGGGCGAAGCAGACGACACGATCGAGACACCCGAGCCACTCGAGCAAGCCGTCGCCTCGGGCGAGGCGTCCGCACCCGACGTTCGCCCGCTTCCCGACGGTCGCCTCGCTCGCGCTCGGCTCACCGCCTTCGCGTACTTCAAAATGATGAAGCCGCGGTTGATGTGGCTGCTCTGTCTCGTCGCCGCGGCCGGAATGGCACTGGCCGCTGGACCGAATCTGACCATTTCGCTCATCGTCGCGACGCTCGGTGGCGGCGTCCTCGCGATCGGTGCGAGTGGGACGTTCAACCACGTCCTCGAGCGCGACGTCGACCAGCGGATGTCCCGGACGGCCGACCGACCGCTGGCGACCGAACTGATCCCCGTCCGAAACGCGATGGCCTTCGGCCTGCTCCTGACGGCCGCCTCGCTCGGCGTCTTCCTGACGATCAACCCGCTCGCGGCCGCACTCGGCCTCGCCGCGATTATCTTCTACAGCGTCGTCTACACGCTCGTGCTCAAGCCAAACACCGTCCAGAACACGGTCATCGGCGGCGCTGCGGGTGCGCTGCCGGCGCTCATCGGCTGGGCGGCGGTGACCAACGAGATCGGCTGGCCGGCGCTCGCACTCGCCGGCGTGATCTTCCTCTGGACGCCCGCTCACTTCTACAACCTCGCGTTAGCGTACAAGGACGACTACGCTCGCGGCGGGTTCCCGATGATGCCCGTCGTCCGCGGCGAGACCGAGACTCGAAAGCACATCGTCTACTACATCGGTGCGACGCTCGTCAGCACGATTGCACTCGCGTGGATCACCGACCTCGGCGTCATCTACGCCGCGACGGTCGCCGTCTTCGGCGGTATCTTCCTCTGGGCGGCTATCCGACTCCACTTCGAGCAGACGGAAGCCGCCGCGTTCCGTTCGTTCCACGCCTCGAACGCCTTCCTCGGTGCCGTGCTCGTGGCCGTCCTCGTCGACGCGCTCGTCATCTGACCGGCGACCCGACGCAGACCGATATTCCTAACAGACGCCCATCCATAATGATAGTCAAATGAATCGTCGAACGTTTCTTGCGACGGCCGCCGGAACCACGCTGGCCATCGGGCTCGCTGGTTGTAGCTCCCAGACGACTGATATCGACGGCGTCGACCCCGACCGTCAGCTCTCGGCGCCGGCCCTCGGCAACGGCGAGGTCACCGTGGAGGTGTACGCCGACTTTACGTGCCCGGCCTGTCACAGATTCCAGTCGGGCGTGTTCCCCACCATCGAAGAAGAACTGATCGAAACGGACGAGATCACCTACCAGCACGCTGATTTCCCAATTCCAGTCGAGGACGAAGCCGTGCCGATGGCGAACGCCGCTCGTGCCATCCAAGCGGAAACCAAATCCGACGACGACCCGGCTGGCGAGTTCTTCGCCTACAAGGAGGAACTGTTCGCGACCGACGACTGGGGCAACGACAACCTCGAGTCGACCGCGGAGGACGTCGGCGTCGACCCCGACGTCGTCGCGGACGCCCTCGAGGACGAAACCTACCTCCAGACGCTCGCGGCGGACAAGGAACAAGGCGAGGACGCAGGTGTCGAAGGGACGCCAGCAGTGATCGTCGACGGCCAACTCCTCGACGAACCCGACGCCGAGACCATTATTGCAGCGGTCGAAGACGCCTCCTGAATCGACGTTCGGAGGACGAGCGTTCGGATACCGGCGAAACTCCTTCTCGACGGAGCGGAGACGGTCACTCGCTGGACGCTCGAGCCGCGTCGATCCGTTCGAACTGCTCGCCGCTGAGATCGAGGTCGACGGCGCCGACGTTCTCCTCGAGTTGCCCGGGCGTGCGAGCGCCGACGATCGGTACGCAGGTGAATCGATCCTGCTCCATCAACCACCGCAAGGAGACCTGCGCCGGCGAGGCGTTCGCTTCGTCGGCGACGGATTCGACGGCCTCGAGGACGTCCCACGCTCTGTCGGTCGCGTACCGATCCTCGAACAGGTCGTCGAAGCTGCCTCGAGAGCCGTCCGGCGCTTCGACTGAGCCGTCGTCGGCACGCTCGTACTTGCCCGTCAGAAAGCCGCCAGCGAGCGGCGAGTACGGACAGACGGCGAGGTCCCGATCCGCACAGACGTCGAGGTAGTCGCCGACGGCGTCGTAGTGGGCGGCGTTGACCATCGGCTGGGTGACGTCGAAGCGCTCGAGTCCCTCGACGTCGCTGGTCCACAGCGCCTTCGTGAGTTGCCAGGCGGCCATCGTCGACGCGCCGAGGTGGTTGACTTTACCCTCGCGGACGAGGTCGTTCAGCACGGACATGGTCTCCTCGATGGGCGTCTCGTCGTCCCAACGGTGGATGTAGTACAGGTCGAGGTAGTCGGTTCCCAGACGCTCGAGCGTGCCCTCGATCTGGGCGCGAACGTGCTTGCGTCCGAGTCCGGAATCGTTCGGGCCGGGCTCGCCCCAGCCGTCGAACTCGAAGTAGACCTTGGAGGCGATGACGAGGTCCTCGCGGTCGACGTCACGGTCCGCGAGCCACTCGCCGATCCACTCCTCGCTGGTGCCGTCGGGGGTGCCGTAGACGTTCGCCGTATCGATGAAGTTGATCCCGTGGTCCAGACAGGCGTCGAGCAGGTCGTGGGCTTCCTCGCGCGTCGTCTCGTTCTCGAGGTCGCCAGTCTCCCGGCCGAATCGCCAGGTGCCATAGCAAACCTTCGAAACGGTCGTTCCCGTGTTCCCGAGCGTGGTGTACTCCATGGGCGTCGTTCGTCCGCGAGCGCCAAAATGGGTGGGGAAGCGGCGACTCGAGTCAGGGCTTACTCGAAGCCGTCGTTACGCGAACGACGGCAGGACGTCCTCCTCGTAGAACTCGATCGCCGCGTCCTGCTCGGGGCCGATCTGGTGGAAGTAGACGTGATCGTAGCCGACGTCGATGGCTTGCTCGAGGCTGTCGATGTGATCTTGGGGATCGGGGCTGGTGGTCGTGCCTGCCTCGGCGATGTCTTCTTTCTCGACCATCTCGGCGGCCTGCTTGAAGTGTGCGGGCGTGGGTAGTTCCTGACCGAGTTCACCCGGAATCGAGCCGTTCGGCCAGTACTTGTAGACCGTCTCGATCGCGTCTTCCTCGGTCTCGGCGTAACAGCCGTGGAGTTGCGTGTATTTCGGCCCCTCCCCACCAGCGTCCTCGTAGGCCTCGACCGGACCCTCTTTCGGCCCCGAACACCAAAGGCCGTCGGCGTTCTCGGCCGTCCACTCGGCCGTCTGCGGCCCGAACGCGCTCGCAATCGTCGTGGGTTGCTCGTCGGGACACGTGTAGAGTCGGGCGTTCTCGACCGTGAAGTGCTCGCCGCGATGGCTGATCGTTTCGCCGGTCCAGAGCTTCCGCATGACGTTCATCGACTCCTCGAGCATCTCGAGGCGAACGTCGTGTTCGGGCCAGCGCTCGCCCGTGACGTGCTCGTTCAGGTTCTCGCCGGTGCCGACGCCGAACGTGAAGCGGTCGCCAAGCATTTCGTCGACGGTGGCGACGGCGTGTGCGACGTTGAGCGGGTGAATGCGGATCGTCGGGCAGGTCACGCCGACGCCAACCTCGATCTCGTCCGTCGCGTTCGCAATCGCACCCAACGTCGACCAGACGAACGGCGATTCACCCTGCGCGGAGACCCAGGGGTGAAAGTGATCCGAAATCGAGAGAAAGTCGAAGCCCGCTTCCTCGGCACGTTCGGCGATGTCGACGAGCTCGGTCGGCCCGTGCTCTTCGCTCGAGAGCGTATAGCCAATTTGGGTCATTGTGCCCGTCCTACCACGAATTCTCGGGTAATAGTTGAGCCTGCGTGGGCAAGAACGGCAGAGTCGAGGGCGCTCGAGACGGGAAACGCTCGACCG includes:
- a CDS encoding aldo/keto reductase, with translation MEYTTLGNTGTTVSKVCYGTWRFGRETGDLENETTREEAHDLLDACLDHGINFIDTANVYGTPDGTSEEWIGEWLADRDVDREDLVIASKVYFEFDGWGEPGPNDSGLGRKHVRAQIEGTLERLGTDYLDLYYIHRWDDETPIEETMSVLNDLVREGKVNHLGASTMAAWQLTKALWTSDVEGLERFDVTQPMVNAAHYDAVGDYLDVCADRDLAVCPYSPLAGGFLTGKYERADDGSVEAPDGSRGSFDDLFEDRYATDRAWDVLEAVESVADEANASPAQVSLRWLMEQDRFTCVPIVGARTPGQLEENVGAVDLDLSGEQFERIDAARASSE
- a CDS encoding TIGR03557 family F420-dependent LLM class oxidoreductase, translating into MTQIGYTLSSEEHGPTELVDIAERAEEAGFDFLSISDHFHPWVSAQGESPFVWSTLGAIANATDEIEVGVGVTCPTIRIHPLNVAHAVATVDEMLGDRFTFGVGTGENLNEHVTGERWPEHDVRLEMLEESMNVMRKLWTGETISHRGEHFTVENARLYTCPDEQPTTIASAFGPQTAEWTAENADGLWCSGPKEGPVEAYEDAGGEGPKYTQLHGCYAETEEDAIETVYKYWPNGSIPGELGQELPTPAHFKQAAEMVEKEDIAEAGTTTSPDPQDHIDSLEQAIDVGYDHVYFHQIGPEQDAAIEFYEEDVLPSFA